One window of the Anopheles cruzii chromosome 2, idAnoCruzAS_RS32_06, whole genome shotgun sequence genome contains the following:
- the LOC128277610 gene encoding trafficking protein particle complex subunit 11: MSLDASVLPSELLTTAAPLVGLSGLDVPRNAIHKCVWDAFNNAKKPDSESIQYKLLPASYEFPVSKPKHQSYEWYSPKGILKRNWMLKHLHVLPAVVVLFQDLEWNDPQWTEKQLQCAATIQVLKNSLQGRNTRIAIALLQRGQHLAQGDDLLASERAAQLTSNCDINAKMLFVLPHNDHLMGHIFRLQSAFLELAQSYYAQMMKQIRMHREQLTDAHLLLKIRHQFKLAFISELKLDQSNALRHYRQTYTYLDEVRIVDTNCLELKTIAGFVNYKICRLFFRLNAPKDSISHFKNHVQKYRNRTGFKELLFEHYAWLSVQYSAFGELFCDAVKNGLAPLQTQHPGIYFHKAAEYVGMRKDSFLQCMALANAVLSAELGPPVSNSALYSDFFGIRGTKTGEPVSEQQIIGLVQENERSVNHSTEKIALLGKAMAQFKVYKCLRFRKKLAIDMAEEYLKSGDHAKALTLYSLMLTDYRVDKWYTIFTQVLLKTLHSAYLSASVPDFIGCSVEALSPRIAMEKQERILILENLWKVFHNVSPVSSSQNAPELTASWQTALASFSSPIKLDLDRLNDLLECRVTFEKRQIKNDEKLQLRLYVRSMVEVPLKVRNISLLLTDLKSSSVRITALQYAEYDGSEESDNSDEHRLKAFEEFILEPDKCYRVVFVGERYLFSESIDVHLFRLELQMGSDRTFAVMSLREKLNNNKHFKSYNPHGDCMERIAVISSCYIIPTFHLSSQTLPTNQPMLTNEFYQVTTSIANHSDLCLQNVGVGISVPQLLRNSVFVTTDLSQPMQKIHSHVQIDIGELQMQSSTTVSYYLTSLVAGNIELRQKMYYQMENLHQSKTVTPGVGPSVPNGIAGGNVAAIDSPSTPNSEKEDLAKLLASEKSLQRYVNNHNVKIEYLADEQVRKIKEDTVVIPCVEEIKLTGRFYTLSREALGQAYRNEDFLLRLNMEVKSPDPINILETQFVSDHNIMEKPYKCSAMVLGTALHPASRFEELKLLSAINCSRDWVSQENYLTNDTRLVFNRSQTPDHGGPMIGTPHSSGQRSDEQYQKNLLSKLPTNATIIGSTSAQLTSQMNLSLTHASPHAALDASACADGPPSAADGDQPTPTVLGKGISVTSTMTTSTGSVEEFKVRPLPLNESITGPSGSKGAGHAPDDGGKSVTKNVYNHGLDSVKLTNNDRNGFINANYGRTEHAGDQWPVFGLYCVRWCRTRTPVVVNESKFIINGIEVVDPPLNLYCYLDQRMYVRTPMTFRITLRNPTRRIVHLQAILNSSDSFMFAGHRQFNVTIFSYSSYDLLFNLCPLKAGWQLLPELQLEYQTFQSPSTLVAPDAGGNPAPAAGAQPLPEAALADDDVIPDSGADAQRKAELAALVQRWIPKMVFIHPPTRTL; encoded by the exons ATGTCACTCGATGCTAGCGTACTGCCATCGGAACTGCTGACGACGGCCGCCCCGTTGGTCGGCCTTTCTGGGCTGGACGTGCCCCGGAATGCCATCCACAAATGCGTGTGGGATGCGTTCAACAATGCGAAGAAACCGGACAGTGAATCGATCCAATACAAGCTGCTGCCCGCGAGCTATGAGTTTCCGGTGTCGAAACCGAAGCACCAGTCCTACGAATGGTACTCCCCCAAAGGCATTCTCAAACGAAACTGGATGCTGAAACATCTACACGTCCTGCCTGCGGTGGTGGTACTGTTTCAGGACCTCGAGTGGAACGATCCGCAATGGACGGAAAAGCAGCTTCAGTGTGCGGCCACCATTCAGGTGCTCAAGAACTCGCTGCAGGGAAGAAACACTCGCATCGCAATCGCACTGCTGCAGCGGGGCCAACACTTGGCGCAGGGCGATGATCTGCTGGCTTCGGAGCGAGCCGCTCAGTTGACCAGCAACTGTGATATCAACGCGAAAATGTTGTTCGTACTTCCGCACAACGACCACCTGATGGGCCACATCTTCCGCCTCCAGTCGGCGTTCTTGGAGTTGGCTCAATCGTACTACGCGCAGATGATGAAGCAGATCCGGATGCACCGTGAACAGCTGACCGATGCTCACCTCTTGCTGAAGATCCGCCATCAGTTCAAGCTGGCGTTCATCTCCGAGCTGAAGCTCGACCAATCAAACGCCCTGCGGCACTACCGACAAACGTACACCTATCTGGACGAGGTGCGCATCGTCGACACGAACTGTCTCGAGCTGAAAACCATTGCCGGCTTCGTGAACTACAAAATCTGCCGGCTCTTCTTCCGCCTGAACGCCCCGAAAGATTCCATTTCGCACTTCAAGAACCACGTCCAAAAGTATCGAAACCGGACCGGTTTCAAGGAGCTGCTGTTCGAACACTACGCCTGGCTGAGCGTACAGTACAGTGCCTTTGGGGAGCTGTTTTGCGATGCGGTCAAGAACGGGCTGGCCCCGCTGCAAACGCAACACCCGGGAATCTACTTCCACAAGGCGGCCGAATACGTAGGGATGCGCAAGGACTCGTTCCTGCAATGTATGGCCCTCGCCAATGCGGTGCTTTCGGCGGAACTTGGGCCACCGGTTAGCAACTCGGCCTTGTACAGTGACTTTTTCGGCATCCGTGGCACCAAAACGGGCGAGCCGGTATCGGAACAGCAGATCATCGGCTTGGTGCAGGAGAACGAAAGGTCCGTCAACCACTCTACGGAGAAAATTGCGCTGCTGGGCAAAGCAATGGCACAGTTTAAGGTTTACAAGTGTCTTCGCTTTCGCAAGAAGCTGGCGATCGATATGGCCGAGGAGTATTTGAAGAGTGGCGATCACGCAAAAGCCCTCACACTCTACTCACTCATGCTGACCGACTATCGTGTCGACAAGTGGTATACTATCTTCACGCAGGTGCTATTGAAGACCCTGCACTCGGCGTACCTCTCGGCCTCGGTACCCGACTTTATTGGCTGCAGCGTCGAGGCACTGTCCCCGCGGATCGCCATGGAGAAGCAAGAGCGTATTTTAATCCTCGAAAACCTCTGGAAAGTGTTTCAC AACGTTTCGCCGGTGTCGAGCAGCCAGAATGCCCCGGAACTAACAGCCAGCTGGCAAACGGCACTCGCGTCGTTTAGCAGCCCCATTAAACTCGATCTCGATCGGCTAAACGATCTACTTGAGTGTCGTGTGACGTTCGAAAAGCGACAAataaaaaacgatgaaaaattgCAGCTTCGGCTCTACGTTCGCTCGATGGTGGAAGTTCCGTTGAAGGTGCGCAATATTTCCCTGCTCCTGACGGACCTCAAATCAAGCAGCGTGCGCATCACAGCGCTACAGTACGCCGAGTACGATGGAAGTGAAGAAAGCGACAACAGCGACGAGCACCGTCTAAAAGCCTTCGAAGAGTTCATTCTGGAACCGGACAAGTGCTACAGGGTGGTGTTCGTTGGCGAACGGTATCTGTTTAGCGAGAGCATCGACGTGCATCTGTTTCGCCTCGAATTACAAATGGGCTCCGACCGAACGTTCGCCGTGATGTCGTTGCGCGAGAagctgaacaacaacaaacactttaAATCGTACAACCCGCACGGCGACTGTATGGAGCGGATCGCGGTCATCAGCTCGTGTTACATCATTCCGAC CTTCCACCTAAGCTCCCAGACCcttccaaccaaccaaccgatgCTGACGAACGAATTCTATCAGGTGACCACCAGTATCGCCAACCACTCCGATCTTTGTCTGCAAAACGTCGGTGTTGGCATCAGCGTGCCGCAGTTGCTACGAAACAGCG TGTTTGTCACAACGGACCTCAGTCAGCCGATGCAAAAGATCCATTCCCACGTTCAGATCGACATCGGCGAGCTGCAGATGCAATCGTCCACGACTGTTTCCTACTACCTAACTAGTCTGGTAGCGGGCAACATCGAGTTGCGACAGAAAATGTACTATCAGATGGAAAACTTGCACCAAAGCAAAACGGTGACTCCCGGTGTCGGTCCCTCAGTTCCAAACGGGATCGCTGGTGGCAACGTAGCAGCAATCGATTCTCCCTCGACACCGAACAGCGAGAAAGAGGATCTAGCGAAGCTACTGGCCAGCGAGAAGAGTCTGCAACGGTACGTCAACAACCACAATGTGAAAATCGAGTATTTGGCCGACGAGCAGGTGCGCAAGATCAAGGAGGATACAGTGGTGATACCGTGCGTGGAAGAGATCAAGCTTACCGGTCGGTTCTACACGCTCAGCCGGGAAGCGCTCGGGCAGGCGTATCGCAACGAGGATTTTCTGCTCCGGCTCAACATGGAAGTGAAATCACCTGATCCGATCAACATACTCGAAACGCAGTTCGTCAGT GATCATAACATAATGGAAAAACCATATAAATGCAGTGCGATGGTGCTAGGAACAGCGCTGCACCCGGCGAGCCGATTCGAAGAACTGAAGCTGCTGAGCGCCATCAATTGTTCGCGCGATTGGGTGTCTCAAGAGAATTACCTAACCAACGATACCCGGCTAGTCTTTAACCGTTCGCAAACGCCCGATCACGGTGGGCCTATGATCGGAACGCCACACAGTAGCGGACAGCGGAGTGACGAGCAGTATCAGAAGAATTTGCTTTCAAAACTGCCGACCAACGCCACGATAATCGGTAGCACCAGTGCCCAGCTTACGAGTCAAATGAACCTTTCTCTAACTCATGCTTCCCCCCATGCTGCCTTGGATGCTTCTGCTTGTGCCGACGGaccaccatcggcggcggatggcgatcaaccgacaccgacggtTTTAGGCAAGGGTATATCGGTAACCTCCACGATGACCACATCAACCGGAAGCGTGGAGGAATTCAAAGTGAGGCCATTGCCCCTCAACGAGTCGATTACAGGACCCTCGGGTTCGAAAGGCGCAGGACACGCGCCTGATGACGGTGGTAAAAGTGTTACCAAAAACGTCTACAATCACGGGTTGGACAGTGTTAAGTTGACGAACAACGACAGGAATGGATTCATTAATGCAAACTACGGACGTACGGAACACGCTGGTGACCAGTGGCCAGTTTTTGGGCTGTACTGCGTTCGATGGTGTCGAACACGGACTCCGGTAGTGGTAAACGAATCGAAATTTATTATCAATGGTATTG AGGTCGTTGATCCTCCCCTCAACCTGTACTGCTACCTGGACCAACGAATGTACGTTCGAACGCCGATGACTTTTCGCATCACCTTGCGAAATCCTACGCGCAGGATAGTGCATCTGCAAGCAATATTGAATAGTTCGGATAGCTTTATGTTTGCCGGTCATCGACAG TTTAACGTAACGATATTTTCCTACTCTTCGTACGATCTGCTGTTCAATCTATGCCCGTTaaaggctggctggcagctgctgccggagcTACAGTTAGAGTATCAAACCTTCCAGTCCCCAAGCACATTGGTTGCGCCCGATGCTGGTggaaacccggccccggctgccGGGGCACAGCCACTGCCAGAGGCGGCTCtagccgacgacgatgtgATACCGGATAGCGGTGCAGACGCGCAGCGTAAAGCCGAACTAGCCGCCCTGGTGCAACGATGGATTCCAAAGATGGTGTTCATCCAC CCACCTACAAGGACACTGTGA